In Triticum urartu cultivar G1812 chromosome 6, Tu2.1, whole genome shotgun sequence, the following proteins share a genomic window:
- the LOC125514726 gene encoding pterin-4-alpha-carbinolamine dehydratase 2, mitochondrial-like isoform X3: MEGRTLLRDQAAPSASAPTGRSASQATGDEAAAKVGERAPPPLPQLSKRSCVSCNSKDLQAMSEDSAKTLLEQVAGWEMKNEGGILKLHRAWKVKNFAKGLEFFQLVAAVAEEEGHHPDLHLVGWNNVKIDVWTHSVSGLTDNDFILAAKINELKLGELLSKKKATAQE, translated from the exons ATGGAGGGGCGCACCCTACTCCGCGACCAGGCGGCACCCAGCGCGTCCGCCCCCACTGGCCGCTCCGCCTCGCAGGCGACGGGGGACGAGGCCGCGGCTAAAGTCGGTgagcgcgcgccgccgccgctgcccc AATTGTCAAAAAGGAGTTGTGTCTCATGCAATTCAAAGGATTTACAAGCCATGTCAGAAGATTCTGCTAAAACGTTGCTAGAGCAG GTGGCTGGTTGGGAGATGAAAAATGAGGGTGGCATTCTGAAATTGCACAGGGCATGGAAGGTGAAGAACTTTGCCAAAGGGCTTGAGTTCTTTCAGCTTGTTGCTGCTGTTGCCGAGGAAGAAG GTCACCACCCAGATCTTCATCTTGTTGGTTGGAATAATGTGAAAATTGATGTGTGGACTCACTCAGTCA GTGGTTTAACAGATAATGATTTCATCCTTGCTGCAAAGATCAATGAACTCAAGCTAGGAGAGCTTTTGAGCAAGAAAAAAGCTACTGCCCAGGAGTAG
- the LOC125514726 gene encoding pterin-4-alpha-carbinolamine dehydratase 2, mitochondrial-like isoform X4, which yields MEGRTLLRDQAAPSASAPTGRSASQATGDEAAAKVELSKRSCVSCNSKDLQAMSEDSAKTLLEQVAGWEMKNEGGILKLHRAWKVKNFAKGLEFFQLVAAVAEEEGHHPDLHLVGWNNVKIDVWTHSVSGLTDNDFILAAKINELKLGELLSKKKATAQE from the exons ATGGAGGGGCGCACCCTACTCCGCGACCAGGCGGCACCCAGCGCGTCCGCCCCCACTGGCCGCTCCGCCTCGCAGGCGACGGGGGACGAGGCCGCGGCTAAAGTCG AATTGTCAAAAAGGAGTTGTGTCTCATGCAATTCAAAGGATTTACAAGCCATGTCAGAAGATTCTGCTAAAACGTTGCTAGAGCAG GTGGCTGGTTGGGAGATGAAAAATGAGGGTGGCATTCTGAAATTGCACAGGGCATGGAAGGTGAAGAACTTTGCCAAAGGGCTTGAGTTCTTTCAGCTTGTTGCTGCTGTTGCCGAGGAAGAAG GTCACCACCCAGATCTTCATCTTGTTGGTTGGAATAATGTGAAAATTGATGTGTGGACTCACTCAGTCA GTGGTTTAACAGATAATGATTTCATCCTTGCTGCAAAGATCAATGAACTCAAGCTAGGAGAGCTTTTGAGCAAGAAAAAAGCTACTGCCCAGGAGTAG
- the LOC125514726 gene encoding pterin-4-alpha-carbinolamine dehydratase 2, mitochondrial-like isoform X1, producing the protein MDESVLYVSPFPCLVDATVPSTLNTCLKKKKNSEHRSFTWSATAPRRCLPGAQGWRGAPYSATRRHPARPPPLAAPPRRRRGTRPRLKSSCQKKHAFFFAELSKRSCVSCNSKDLQAMSEDSAKTLLEQVAGWEMKNEGGILKLHRAWKVKNFAKGLEFFQLVAAVAEEEGHHPDLHLVGWNNVKIDVWTHSVSGLTDNDFILAAKINELKLGELLSKKKATAQE; encoded by the exons ATGGATGAAAGCGTACTTTACGTCTCTCCGTTTCCGTGCCTAGTAGACGCAACCGTTCCCTCAACTCTGAACAcgtgtctcaaaaaaaaaaaaaactctGAACATAGAAGCTTCACCTGGAGTGCCACGGCACCGCGCCGCTGTCTCCCCGGAGCTCAGGGATGGAGGGGCGCACCCTACTCCGCGACCAGGCGGCACCCAGCGCGTCCGCCCCCACTGGCCGCTCCGCCTCGCAGGCGACGGGGGACGAGGCCGCGGCTAAAGTCG TCCTGTCAAAAAAAGCATGCGTTTTTTTTTGCAGAATTGTCAAAAAGGAGTTGTGTCTCATGCAATTCAAAGGATTTACAAGCCATGTCAGAAGATTCTGCTAAAACGTTGCTAGAGCAG GTGGCTGGTTGGGAGATGAAAAATGAGGGTGGCATTCTGAAATTGCACAGGGCATGGAAGGTGAAGAACTTTGCCAAAGGGCTTGAGTTCTTTCAGCTTGTTGCTGCTGTTGCCGAGGAAGAAG GTCACCACCCAGATCTTCATCTTGTTGGTTGGAATAATGTGAAAATTGATGTGTGGACTCACTCAGTCA GTGGTTTAACAGATAATGATTTCATCCTTGCTGCAAAGATCAATGAACTCAAGCTAGGAGAGCTTTTGAGCAAGAAAAAAGCTACTGCCCAGGAGTAG
- the LOC125514726 gene encoding pterin-4-alpha-carbinolamine dehydratase 2, mitochondrial-like isoform X2, translating to MDESVLYVSPFPCLVDATVPSTLNTCLKKKKNSEHRSFTWSATAPRRCLPGAQGWRGAPYSATRRHPARPPPLAAPPRRRRGTRPRLKSHAFFFAELSKRSCVSCNSKDLQAMSEDSAKTLLEQVAGWEMKNEGGILKLHRAWKVKNFAKGLEFFQLVAAVAEEEGHHPDLHLVGWNNVKIDVWTHSVSGLTDNDFILAAKINELKLGELLSKKKATAQE from the exons ATGGATGAAAGCGTACTTTACGTCTCTCCGTTTCCGTGCCTAGTAGACGCAACCGTTCCCTCAACTCTGAACAcgtgtctcaaaaaaaaaaaaaactctGAACATAGAAGCTTCACCTGGAGTGCCACGGCACCGCGCCGCTGTCTCCCCGGAGCTCAGGGATGGAGGGGCGCACCCTACTCCGCGACCAGGCGGCACCCAGCGCGTCCGCCCCCACTGGCCGCTCCGCCTCGCAGGCGACGGGGGACGAGGCCGCGGCTAAAGTCG CATGCGTTTTTTTTTGCAGAATTGTCAAAAAGGAGTTGTGTCTCATGCAATTCAAAGGATTTACAAGCCATGTCAGAAGATTCTGCTAAAACGTTGCTAGAGCAG GTGGCTGGTTGGGAGATGAAAAATGAGGGTGGCATTCTGAAATTGCACAGGGCATGGAAGGTGAAGAACTTTGCCAAAGGGCTTGAGTTCTTTCAGCTTGTTGCTGCTGTTGCCGAGGAAGAAG GTCACCACCCAGATCTTCATCTTGTTGGTTGGAATAATGTGAAAATTGATGTGTGGACTCACTCAGTCA GTGGTTTAACAGATAATGATTTCATCCTTGCTGCAAAGATCAATGAACTCAAGCTAGGAGAGCTTTTGAGCAAGAAAAAAGCTACTGCCCAGGAGTAG